The Mangifera indica cultivar Alphonso chromosome 12, CATAS_Mindica_2.1, whole genome shotgun sequence DNA window gatacatatcttccctaaaagaaagaaaaaaaatattttaatgtatatttttttcccaaaaatatccttctttTTCTATCTAAAATAATCCTTTTTTTCAGCTAATAATCATCCATTTTTTAGGAAACAAATCTTGACATTTTGTGGATTTTTTTAGTTGATTTGGACGtccagatttaatttttgaattctgcTCTTGTAATTTCACGTGTCTACGCCTAGTCAACATCACAGATTTTGTTAACTGGTAAACTTGCTCCAATTTTAGTCTTCTTGGCCCAAACTTCACTCCAAAAATATTCAAGCTTCCTaagtacaaaaaataaataatttcattaaattgaattaaattttcatacaacataagagaattagaattcaaaataataacaattaacgacGTTATCAGAACGCTAGAAAATGAGGGAGGTTATGGGAAAGAGGAAGGTATGTGATAATGACCCTATATTCATATATCAAAACTCTCTACACTCGACCTTTCGAGCACGCTTCAGAAATTAAAATCATGGCATTCTCTTCTAGATTgcgtttctttctttctctgtaTTTCTTCTACTATTTTTATCTTACCATTGCCGCTGACCTAAAATCTCGGTACCATGACTGTTATGTCAAAGATCAAAATTACACCACCAATAGTACTTACCACGCAAACCTCAACCACCTTCTAAATTCCCTCACCAACACCACTCCCCTATACAATGGATTTTACAATTCCTCTTATGGGGAAAAACCTGACAAAGTTTATGCAAGTGCAATCTGCAGACCAGAAATGGATCCAGACCGTTGCCGAGATTGTGTAACTTTCGCCACCCGGAACCTGATACTTCTCTGTCCCAAGCATAAAATGGTCATCGGCGGATACGATGATAGCAAATATACTGTTTGTATGTTGCGTTACGCATATTATGACTATAATGGCGCAGCATGTAAAACGTGGTATTTGTATTGTTACAGCGGGAAAAATATCTACCTAAATAATGTTGACGTAGCAATTGATAAAATAAgtgttatatgcataattttatgtataaacaatgataggtcattatatgattaaaaaattaaaaataaaagataaaatgataatacattgttgtttatacataaaaattttgcatataatattattgtttatgaaaagATGGCAGCACTTTTCAGCATGCTAGATAAAGGAAAGTTAACATCTCCGtgaaattaacaaaacaaaataattcacGTGCTAAAAATGCCGTCTAATTTCgaagaaaaaattatgttcACATATGAATTTCATAGCCTCATAGTTGTTCATAGACGCATCCTTATAATTCACATGGTGAAAAGAGTCTTGTATTAAACGTAAAAGCGAAGGGACtgatgcataatttttttaagaaagaaaattaattgttattgaagaagaagaagaagaagaagaaaatgtgaaGATTGATACAAAGACATAAAATATAAAGCGAATGggggagttttttttttttaataaaggaaATTAGGTGAAGTGTAGGTGACCAGAAACAGTACTATCCagtcaattttaaaataatggaaGCAAAAGGGACCCAATTGAGAGAGAATGAAATGAAAATCATCGGCATGGTGTGGAGATGATCTAAAAAGATAAGTTGAGtggtaaaaaaaagaaattttatataaaagagaatataaatttaaattctttggATCTGAAATTTTACCTACTTTTATAGTTAATTATGTCCCAAAaaagggttagattcaaataaaatttcttattaagaaaaaacggcaattttaattaatgaacaTATTGAAGACGAAGACAAGAGAAAAGTAATTAAAGCTatgaaaaaaaaggataatgagcatattgtataaaatataaatgaagagaTGGGATAAGTGCAATGAGATTGGCATCCACCATCACTACATAGTCAAGCATATGTAAGAGCCTCTTAATGTGCTGCCAATTTCAAAGGCAGCCCACTTATTTTTCCTGTAATAAAGTAGGCTCCACtttgtcttttttatatttattcatcacATCAAAACTCTCAACATTCAACCTTTTGAGCACGGGTTAGAAATTACAATCATGGCTTCTTCTTCTAGATTGCGATTCTTTCTTTCCTTGTATTTCTTCTACTATTTCTATCTTACCATTGCTCTAGAATCTCTGTACCATGACTGTTATGTCAACAACGGTAATTACACCACCAATAGTACTTACCAAGCAAACCTCAACCGCCTTCTGAAGTCCCTCACATACACCATCCCCACATACCATGGATTCTACAATTCCTCTTATGGGAAAAATCCTAACAGAGTTTATGCAAGTGCAATCTGCAGACCGGACATGAATCCGAAAAGTTGCCGAGATTGTGTAACTTTCGCCACTCGGAACCTGACACTTCTCTGTCCCAACTTTAAAATGGCAATCGGCGGATACGATGATGGAAGCTATACTAATTGTATGTTGCGTTATGCATTTTATGACTATATTGGCGTAATGGAAAATGCTccttatttttttgtgtattcGCTAAGTAACATCACAGGAAATTTTGATAAGTTCAATCAAACACGGCAGAGCTTGTTGCAGACGCTAATAAGTGAAGCTGCAGCGCGGGGTCCTCTCAAGTATGCTACTGGAAAAAAATCAGTTTCAGATACTGTAACATTATATGGACTTGTTCAGTGCACTCCTGACTTAACAGAAAGTAAATGCAAAGAGTGCCTCAATGATGCTAATAAGCTTCTGCCAGATTGTTGTGAAAAAAGGCAAGGCGGCAGAGTAATTACCCCAAGCTGTAGTTTCAGATACGAGACAAACAAATTCTACAGGTCCTGTAGTTTCAGATACGAGACAAACAAATTCTACGAGTCTTCGATTGAAGAACCTCCAGTCTCCTCTCCAACACCATCAACCAATACCACAACCCACCAAGGTTATATACATATAAGCTACCTTTACAATTTACAATTTACAATTTCTTGATCAAGTTTTCAAGATTTGAGTACCCATGAGATGTCTAACTCTGTTCACTCAACAAGTTTTGATCTGAACAAAGTTCTTGGATGCTGCAGGAAAGAAGAAGTTTATTTTCGTCTCCACCTCCGGCGCCAACTAATTCCGCAGCATCGACAGGTATATATTCATGCTTGATGCATTACAACGATAAATCTACCTTTTTCTATGTGTATTCAATTCGATATTTAGAAAGTTTGGAGAATGACATCAATAAATTTCgttttaattagaaatagagATTTGAAAAAGCCATAGATAATTTGTTATGCATATCTAGCTGATGAAATTGTATTTGTGGTATTTGCACGAAAGCAGATTGCAGTTCCCTCGTTGCTTTTGCAGTATTTGTCATCTAGTTCgggaattttcttttagttaaaaaaaaaaaaagcggtGTTTCAATTTCGTTTGCAGCATGTAAAACGTGGTATTATGTTCTTACTGCAGAAAAATGTCTATCTAAATAACGTTGATGTAGCAGTTAATAAGGCTTTTGCCAAAGCTTCGCAGCACTTTTCAACCTGGTCAGTAAATATGGGTAtagggaaaaaaatgatataaaaattatatgagtataatatagtaaatagtaaaaaatatatttctagaAAACGATTGTAAAAttcatatatagaaaaaatttagaatGCTTATACACAGATTTAATACaatacatcatcaataatatgtttctaaaaatacgataatataaataataattttagcacTTTTTATAGAATCtctgattaaaataattataacaatttgtatgtaaagtatttaattgattattaaaactaataaatataatacatcatatttAATTACTGTACTACTAAATGAATATGCAACAAGATTAAAGAATAATTGATGTCTCAAATTAGCTTATATTTCAAACATTAAgggaaggccaaaagacttgttcccacctacGGCTGGGTATAATCCCAAACCCATActctccaactttcaaaaacacaaAGTCTCATCcatgaacaaaattttaatacaaatttcagttaaagtcaaggacaaaatcatcatttagaaaaaaaatcttaaaaactaaagttcTATTTCATTTTACCCCTATGTTTGAAAATATGACATTCCCCTCAcacaaagttttaaaagtaacaatttccccccacacaaagtttaaaaagtaataatttccccccttagggttt harbors:
- the LOC123192260 gene encoding cysteine-rich repeat secretory protein 38-like, coding for MASSSRLRFFLSLYFFYYFYLTIALESLYHDCYVNNGNYTTNSTYQANLNRLLKSLTYTIPTYHGFYNSSYGKNPNRVYASAICRPDMNPKSCRDCVTFATRNLTLLCPNFKMAIGGYDDGSYTNCMLRYAFYDYIGVMENAPYFFVYSLSNITGNFDKFNQTRQSLLQTLISEAAARGPLKYATGKKSVSDTVTLYGLVQCTPDLTESKCKECLNDANKLLPDCCEKRQGGRVITPSCSFRYETNKFYRSCSFRYETNKFYESSIEEPPVSSPTPSTNTTTHQGKKKFIFVSTSGAN